The Apostichopus japonicus isolate 1M-3 chromosome 6, ASM3797524v1, whole genome shotgun sequence genome contains a region encoding:
- the LOC139968853 gene encoding palmitoyltransferase ZDHHC6-like, with translation MCYGPFRVLRPLCHWGPIITITLILFITISAIIAYLEVFPPTPEHLGRRIHFVVMLIWPVIVLYNYLQAVYIGPGFVPLGWTPDDKKATSKLQYCVHCQGYKAPRSHHCRQCKRCVMKMDHHCPWINTCCGHKNHTRFIYFLICAPLACLHGAVILAITIYVKMYQILYVASNPRLHRRYKFSTSPYVEFNVYNLISCFIGVGAALGVMIAVGFLLYVQLKVVRRNETGIESWIRAKAEAREREDEFIYPYNLGWKENMKQVLRWQGRPQGDGFTWPVVKGCNQYTLTMEQIIQKQRKKHRTVEYFAVETYSGSWFPITKGLCTCCRVPISEEPRIPMKIGDTIMVTRWKRYWLYGDKLLTEEEREAGTVRIRGWFPKRCVEKKMLEYQQHEEDFDEATDTKKND, from the exons ATGTGCTACGGTCCATTCAGAGTACTAAGGCCCCTGTGTCATTGGGGCCCTATTATAACTATCACGCTGATCCTATTCATCACAATTAGTGCAATTATAGCCTATCTAGAAGTCTTTCCTCCAACGCCAGAACACCTGGGCCGAAGGATTCATTTTGTGGTCATGCTGATCTGGCCAGTCATTGTATTATACAACTATCTTCAGGCTGTGTACATTGGCCCTGGCTTTGTTCCGTTAGGATGGACTCCA GATGATAAGAAAGCTACTTCGAAGCTTCAGTATTGCGTCCATTGTCAAGGTTACAAAGCACCTCGTTCTCATCACTGCAGGCAGTGTAAGAG GTGTGTTATGAAAATGGACCACCATTGTCCCTGGATCAACACCTGTTGCGGTCACAAGAACCACACACGATTCATCTACTTCCTTATCTGTGCTCCGCTCGCCTGCTTGCACGGTGCTGTGATTCTGGCAATCaccatttatgtcaaaatgtACCAAATTCTATAT GTGGCTTCAAATCCTCGCCTTCACCGTAGATATAAATTTTCCACAAGTCCATACGTGGAGTTTAATGTTTACAACCTCATCAGCTGTTTCATCGGCGTAGGGGCTGCACTGGGTGTCATGATCGCCGTAGGATTCTTACTCTACGTACAACTGAAGGTCGTCAGGAGAAACGAGACCGGGATAGAGAGTTGGATCAGGGCCAAG GCAGAAGCAAGAGAACGTGAGGATGAGTTTATTTACCCGTACAACCTTGGTTGGAAGGAAAACATGAAGCAAGTATTAAGGTGGCAGGGCCGTCCACAGGGTGACGGGTTCACTTGGCCCGTAGTCAAGGGATGCAATCAGTACACCCTTACA ATGGAACAGATAATCCAAAAACAGAGAAAGAAACATAGAACA GTCGAGTACTTTGCTGTGGAAACCTACAGTGGCAGTTGGTTCCCTATCACCAAGGGCTTGTGTACTTGCTGCAGGGTTCCGATCTCCGAAGAACCACGTATACCGATGAAAATTGGTGATACGATAATGGTCACGAGGTGGAAACG CTATTGGCTTTATGGAGATAAACTTCTGacagaggaagaaagagagGCAGGCACTGTCAGGATCAGAGGATGGTTCCCAAAGAGATGCGTCGAGAAAAAGATGCTGGAGTACCAACAACACGAGGAAGATTTCGATGAAGCAACAGACACGAAGAAAAACGATTGA